A genomic stretch from Methanobacterium sp. includes:
- a CDS encoding nucleotidyltransferase family protein: protein MPSKQEFVRNIIKRDGKLFADDMAKNPVYDEKSGEFKIIADFTEYSPLHKGHKHCMDISKEKIEDGLFVAVVPGLFERSGRGLPYIMTRHARADAAIAVGADIVIEGPPMGIMGSGQYSLCLAKIFKALDADYIPRGYKPVQGFDRILQKISDGNGVAPKPYKIIDMDTKEVLIQGKLHEDNYVIVSLSKSLKKVNFDFKDKFIFVKRIEGVSGTKIREAVLKEDFDSVKEMLPPETIKVLKREINEHQAPLHDLRNDEGIIELVNTKSPKYLKSLALLDDKTVENLINNRPFNNMGNIEKCISRGFSRHYKTRILSSLEAKIDKKTVSDYIEKYPSVIRVLNYKDKKTLKNFKNNISMRRIETWQ, encoded by the coding sequence ATGCCTTCAAAACAAGAATTCGTCAGAAATATCATAAAGAGAGATGGCAAACTTTTTGCAGATGATATGGCCAAAAATCCAGTTTACGATGAAAAAAGTGGCGAATTTAAAATAATTGCAGATTTTACAGAATATTCTCCACTTCACAAAGGTCATAAGCACTGTATGGATATTTCAAAAGAAAAAATTGAAGATGGGCTCTTTGTTGCAGTAGTTCCAGGGCTATTTGAGCGAAGTGGCAGAGGACTGCCCTACATCATGACCAGACATGCAAGGGCCGATGCTGCAATTGCTGTTGGGGCAGATATAGTTATAGAAGGCCCACCAATGGGAATAATGGGTTCTGGGCAGTATTCATTATGTCTTGCAAAGATTTTTAAAGCATTGGATGCAGACTATATTCCAAGGGGTTATAAACCAGTTCAAGGTTTTGATAGGATACTCCAGAAAATCTCGGATGGAAATGGAGTGGCTCCAAAACCCTATAAAATCATTGATATGGATACTAAAGAAGTTTTAATACAGGGAAAACTTCATGAAGACAATTATGTCATAGTATCACTTTCAAAATCCTTAAAAAAGGTAAATTTTGATTTTAAGGATAAATTCATATTCGTAAAACGTATTGAAGGCGTAAGTGGCACTAAAATTAGAGAAGCTGTTTTGAAGGAAGATTTTGATTCAGTTAAAGAAATGCTGCCTCCTGAAACCATTAAAGTTTTAAAGAGGGAAATTAACGAGCACCAAGCCCCGCTTCATGATCTAAGGAATGATGAAGGTATAATTGAACTTGTAAACACTAAATCCCCAAAATATTTAAAATCACTGGCTCTTTTAGATGATAAAACTGTAGAAAACCTCATAAACAACCGACCATTTAACAATATGGGAAATATTGAAAAATGCATCTCACGAGGGTTTAGCAGACACTACAAAACGCGAATTTTATCATCTCTTGAAGCAAAAATAGATAAAAAAACAGTATCAGATTATATAGAGAAATACCCATCCGTTATTCGCGTATTAAACTATAAAGATAAAAAAACACTTAAAAATTTTAAAAATAACATTTCAATGAGGAGGATAGAAACATGGCAATAA
- a CDS encoding right-handed parallel beta-helix repeat-containing protein, with the protein MNFRFFIVSLLFLIIASSFCSGVVFADVHYANPGNYKSVLGAAGYSDTIIFRDGVYNVDEPIEVLKSWKLVAANSGAAVLRATESIHTVIDVWSSDVTVSGLVIDGNGLSNYGIHGNYEGHYAINGNFNGNTIINNKRFGVLLTNTNSLFSNNYVANNGEVGIGLLDSSTSTLTGNTVVGSGYTGIYLYNSPGSRLTGNVVNGNGGGGIFLRLSPSSWIQNNVANGNGWSGINLESSGSSAVVANTANSNHIAGLWLTGTDSTPIIGNTFQYNPYGAVFTSSNGNSFTYNTVTNNVYGVTSGYSNSVSNNLIMDNSVWGLNMDTYGNNLNNPTITDNQIYRNGIGIKLVGNNNILGSFLFLNNSVLANNYALEFTGNSNLLDGTQLFGNNNGLHLMGDNNVLTNLTVVYNTLNGVLIDGNGNKLNDSYFLNNTNGLIFNGNGNNINNLFFLNNTNALTLNGNNNLVNGSGALNGTNGIQITGTNNIISNNSVSNQNNTAMYINGNNIVTGNSLTDNNGTGLLIRSDNDVVDFLNMLGNTIICNGQGINIQGNNNHINNLLTIFNILLDNGYSLTITGNNNQMNNTILTLNRNGLQVIGNNNSFSNITSRFNNQTGIIFNGNNNTLNSSLLQNNTNGLTINGSSNHVNSTLIFNNTNGTTINGNNNNLTQNNIHNNTENGITLNGSNNTFIQNNITGNPRAILIENGTNNTLNYNRIAGNTHNLHNNDHGTVDAQYNWWGQNIATCITGMNINTNNQAVAVLNVPSGTINPGQIYNITVTLKSSTGEELALEIPSFLVQFFINNGGDVYPETAPMTNNSAWTQLQVFNPGSYTLTAVVDQQTLVNTLSTPVNSQPVTPHKILQKSVSSGVAGDGMVMLGAMAEARASESGQPVKSENFWDSTLITIPGYKNLDNMWGGQYIKTLLDFGFGTDNNGNISGTNTAIDAVFVAIATIATGGTDLLGALGLGGIDLSVSGITAAITGAIYTLRDVIVRYGPIIVNGLATAIRSGWSGATQWTSRIIQGAKDNLGPAYNFLVKYLPNIGVSTSSVTKFGFDLLSRASIPFGWNPLTIGINIAETLATIPWTATKIPWLTRIVNTPSWTGFSRSLTLGDITALGTGTIGPSEGIIKSISAGIDSFKAAAKDAYNRTVQPALDRFNSERAEYQKKGLVKYVQSKYNQTKTYVKETTTKAVKYYNHNVRPWMEQNVKPVAHKYLDPIVQSKTFKTIRNLPGIKQAADGVSWFARGLGIW; encoded by the coding sequence ATGAATTTTAGGTTTTTTATTGTATCATTGTTGTTTTTAATTATTGCATCTTCTTTTTGTAGTGGTGTGGTTTTTGCTGATGTTCATTATGCTAATCCTGGTAATTATAAGAGTGTTTTGGGTGCTGCTGGTTATAGTGACACCATTATTTTCAGGGATGGTGTTTATAATGTGGATGAGCCTATTGAGGTTTTAAAATCATGGAAACTAGTAGCTGCAAATTCTGGGGCCGCGGTTTTAAGGGCAACTGAGAGTATTCATACGGTTATTGATGTGTGGAGCAGTGATGTCACGGTTTCTGGTTTGGTTATTGATGGTAATGGTCTTTCAAATTATGGTATTCATGGTAATTATGAGGGTCATTATGCAATTAATGGAAATTTCAATGGTAATACTATTATCAATAATAAACGTTTTGGTGTTCTTTTAACCAACACCAACTCATTATTTTCTAATAATTACGTTGCAAACAACGGAGAAGTAGGAATAGGATTGTTGGACAGTTCCACTTCAACATTAACGGGTAACACGGTGGTTGGTTCGGGTTATACTGGTATTTATCTTTATAATTCACCTGGTTCCAGGTTAACTGGTAATGTGGTTAATGGTAATGGTGGTGGAGGGATATTTTTAAGGCTTAGTCCTAGTTCTTGGATTCAAAATAATGTTGCTAATGGTAATGGTTGGAGTGGTATTAATCTAGAGAGTAGTGGTAGTAGTGCTGTTGTCGCTAACACTGCTAATAGTAATCATATTGCTGGTTTATGGCTTACAGGTACCGATTCTACACCTATAATAGGGAATACTTTCCAATACAACCCATACGGGGCGGTTTTTACCAGTAGTAACGGTAATTCATTTACTTATAACACTGTAACTAATAATGTGTACGGTGTAACATCTGGTTACAGTAATTCTGTTTCTAATAATCTTATAATGGATAATAGTGTTTGGGGTTTGAATATGGATACTTATGGAAACAATTTAAACAATCCCACCATCACAGACAACCAGATCTATAGAAACGGCATTGGAATAAAACTCGTAGGAAATAATAATATTCTAGGATCATTTTTATTCTTAAACAACAGTGTCCTAGCCAATAACTACGCATTGGAATTCACGGGTAATAGTAATCTGTTAGATGGAACACAATTATTCGGGAATAATAATGGTTTGCATTTAATGGGAGATAATAATGTTTTAACTAATCTTACTGTGGTTTATAACACATTAAACGGTGTTTTGATTGATGGTAATGGTAATAAACTTAATGATAGTTACTTTTTAAACAATACCAACGGATTAATCTTTAATGGTAATGGAAACAATATAAACAATCTTTTCTTCTTAAACAACACTAATGCGTTAACTTTAAACGGGAATAATAACCTGGTTAATGGTTCTGGAGCATTAAATGGGACTAATGGGATACAAATCACAGGAACTAACAATATTATATCTAATAATAGTGTTAGTAATCAAAACAACACAGCAATGTACATCAACGGAAATAATATTGTTACAGGAAATAGTTTGACTGATAATAACGGTACAGGACTCTTAATAAGGTCGGATAATGATGTTGTTGATTTTTTGAATATGTTGGGAAACACTATAATCTGTAACGGCCAGGGAATAAACATCCAGGGAAATAATAACCATATAAACAACCTTTTAACTATTTTTAACATTCTTTTAGATAACGGTTACAGTTTAACCATCACAGGGAATAATAATCAAATGAATAACACTATTTTAACATTGAACAGGAATGGTTTACAGGTTATTGGAAACAATAACAGTTTTTCTAATATTACTAGCCGTTTTAACAACCAAACAGGAATAATATTTAATGGAAACAACAATACGTTGAATAGTAGTTTGTTGCAGAATAATACAAATGGTTTAACCATAAACGGAAGCAGTAATCATGTTAACAGCACACTAATCTTTAACAACACCAACGGAACCACCATAAACGGAAACAATAACAATTTAACACAAAACAACATTCATAACAACACAGAAAACGGTATAACACTAAACGGCAGCAACAATACGTTTATTCAAAATAATATAACTGGAAATCCTCGTGCTATCCTCATTGAAAACGGAACAAATAACACATTAAACTACAACCGTATCGCAGGAAACACTCATAACCTCCATAATAATGATCATGGAACCGTTGATGCTCAGTATAATTGGTGGGGCCAAAACATAGCCACATGTATCACGGGAATGAATATAAACACCAATAACCAGGCTGTTGCAGTTTTAAACGTACCATCAGGCACTATAAATCCAGGACAAATATATAACATCACCGTAACCCTCAAAAGCAGCACAGGTGAGGAATTAGCATTGGAAATTCCTTCATTCCTGGTGCAATTCTTTATAAATAATGGAGGGGATGTCTACCCAGAAACAGCCCCTATGACTAATAACAGTGCCTGGACACAACTACAAGTCTTTAACCCTGGAAGCTACACACTAACTGCTGTAGTTGACCAGCAAACACTCGTAAATACGTTGAGTACTCCGGTGAACAGTCAACCAGTCACACCACATAAAATACTGCAGAAGAGTGTTAGTTCTGGTGTTGCAGGTGATGGTATGGTTATGTTAGGGGCGATGGCTGAGGCAAGGGCTTCTGAATCGGGGCAGCCTGTAAAGTCTGAGAATTTTTGGGATTCCACTCTAATCACTATTCCTGGCTATAAAAACTTAGATAATATGTGGGGTGGACAGTACATTAAAACGTTACTGGACTTTGGGTTCGGAACAGATAATAACGGTAATATTTCAGGCACAAACACGGCTATTGACGCGGTTTTCGTAGCAATAGCCACAATAGCAACTGGTGGAACAGACCTCTTAGGAGCTTTAGGGTTGGGCGGTATAGATTTAAGTGTGAGTGGAATTACAGCTGCAATCACCGGAGCAATATACACACTAAGAGACGTTATAGTAAGATATGGGCCAATCATAGTAAATGGATTGGCAACAGCAATTAGATCAGGCTGGTCAGGAGCAACACAATGGACATCAAGAATAATCCAAGGAGCTAAAGACAATTTAGGTCCTGCATACAATTTTTTGGTTAAATATCTTCCTAACATAGGAGTTTCAACGAGTTCAGTTACAAAATTTGGTTTTGATTTGCTTTCAAGGGCTAGTATTCCTTTTGGCTGGAATCCTTTGACTATTGGAATAAATATTGCTGAAACACTTGCTACTATTCCTTGGACTGCTACTAAAATTCCTTGGCTTACAAGAATTGTTAATACTCCTAGTTGGACGGGTTTTTCAAGAAGTTTGACATTAGGAGATATAACAGCGCTGGGCACAGGTACAATAGGGCCATCTGAAGGTATAATTAAAAGTATATCAGCAGGTATTGATAGTTTTAAAGCCGCCGCCAAAGATGCTTACAATAGAACTGTCCAACCTGCTTTAGACAGGTTTAACAGTGAAAGAGCAGAGTATCAAAAGAAAGGTTTAGTTAAGTATGTTCAATCTAAATATAATCAAACTAAAACTTATGTTAAAGAAACCACTACTAAGGCTGTGAAGTATTATAATCATAATGTTAGGCCGTGGATGGAGCAGAATGTTAAACCAGTGGCACATAAATATTTAGATCCTATTGTGCAGTCAAAAACATTCAAAACAATAAGAAACTTGCCTGGAATAAAACAAGCAGCTGATGGTGTAAGTTGGTTTGCAAGGGGACTGGGAATTTGGTAG
- a CDS encoding FKBP-type peptidyl-prolyl cis-trans isomerase — protein MAIKEGDFIRLNYTGKVQETGEIFDTTMEEVAEKEGLKTENKTYGAIPIAVGTGHILKGLDASIVGMEAGEAKTIEVKPEDAFGVRDSKLMQLIPMAEFKRQNMKPQIGMNITLEGHTGRIRSISGGRVTVDFNHEFAGKTLVYDVEIEKIIEDDLEKIYGIIELQYPNPNIKPEDNEVKLEDGKVMIYLSEMAKFDNQVTYAKFRIARDIWDNMGIDRVEFVDVFEKKVNTEEEKDVEEQNSE, from the coding sequence ATGGCAATAAAAGAAGGAGATTTTATAAGGCTTAACTACACTGGAAAAGTTCAAGAAACAGGTGAAATATTCGACACAACCATGGAAGAAGTTGCAGAAAAAGAAGGACTTAAAACTGAAAATAAAACATATGGGGCAATACCAATCGCAGTAGGAACAGGACATATCTTAAAAGGTCTTGATGCAAGTATTGTAGGTATGGAAGCAGGTGAAGCAAAAACAATCGAAGTAAAACCAGAAGACGCCTTTGGAGTAAGAGATTCTAAATTAATGCAACTTATACCTATGGCAGAATTCAAAAGACAGAACATGAAGCCGCAAATAGGCATGAACATCACATTAGAAGGTCACACTGGAAGAATTAGAAGTATCAGCGGTGGAAGAGTAACAGTAGACTTCAACCATGAATTTGCAGGTAAAACATTAGTCTACGATGTGGAAATTGAAAAAATCATAGAAGACGACCTGGAGAAAATATATGGAATCATAGAGCTCCAGTACCCAAACCCAAACATAAAACCAGAAGACAACGAAGTAAAACTCGAAGACGGCAAAGTCATGATATACCTTTCAGAAATGGCTAAATTCGATAACCAGGTTACATACGCAAAGTTCAGGATTGCAAGAGATATCTGGGACAACATGGGTATAGACAGAGTTGAATTCGTAGATGTATTCGAGAAAAAAGTGAATACAGAAGAAGAAAAAGACGTGGAAGAACAAAACAGCGAATAG
- a CDS encoding 4Fe-4S binding protein, translating to MIVVNKEGCIRCGACEGTCPTAAIAVTPEDVIYCDLCAGEPKCVSTCPTGALKAEEMTLDESGNVQTRIVFSPSACDQCGECVEVCPPDVLKLEEGKVQQVPLQGFCVMCQKCVDVCPVDVIGIDGVKEPKVVVKDITGPIAIIDCTGCGMCVPECPVDAITLSEYGEPIEINEDTCIKCGVCSQTCPWNAVYISGKDPVKRAKEMISFDLNQETCIGCNVCVDACPGDFIKSKSADLSVELPEICTACGLCAKMCPVEAINLNVELGPAKPASEEGLVRDEELCVLDGGCATVCPTEAIRVEPGKSYSMCTRCGACASKCPTGALKVSQIDKEIDGEIVKRDRIEFSPALCDECGDCIEVCPYDMLKLEEGAKVPLTGFCILCDKCIDHCPNDALSLK from the coding sequence ATGATAGTAGTAAACAAGGAAGGTTGCATTAGATGCGGAGCTTGTGAGGGCACATGTCCAACAGCAGCAATTGCAGTAACACCTGAAGACGTGATTTACTGTGATTTATGTGCTGGTGAACCAAAATGTGTATCTACCTGTCCAACAGGTGCCTTAAAAGCTGAAGAGATGACATTAGACGAATCAGGAAATGTTCAAACTCGCATAGTTTTCAGTCCTTCAGCATGTGATCAGTGTGGAGAATGTGTAGAAGTATGCCCTCCAGATGTCTTAAAACTGGAAGAGGGAAAAGTGCAGCAAGTTCCATTACAAGGATTCTGTGTAATGTGCCAGAAATGTGTTGACGTTTGTCCAGTAGATGTTATAGGTATAGATGGCGTTAAAGAACCTAAAGTTGTTGTAAAAGATATCACAGGACCAATAGCCATCATAGACTGTACTGGTTGCGGAATGTGTGTTCCGGAATGTCCGGTAGATGCTATTACGCTTTCTGAATACGGAGAACCTATTGAAATCAATGAAGACACATGTATAAAATGTGGTGTATGTTCACAAACATGCCCATGGAATGCAGTGTACATCTCTGGTAAAGATCCTGTTAAAAGGGCTAAAGAGATGATATCATTCGATCTAAACCAAGAAACATGTATTGGATGTAATGTCTGTGTTGATGCATGTCCTGGAGACTTTATAAAGTCAAAGTCTGCTGATCTTTCAGTAGAACTTCCAGAAATTTGTACAGCATGTGGACTATGTGCTAAAATGTGTCCAGTTGAAGCAATAAACCTTAATGTTGAGCTTGGACCTGCAAAACCAGCATCTGAAGAAGGACTTGTCCGAGATGAAGAACTCTGTGTTTTAGACGGAGGATGTGCTACAGTATGTCCTACTGAAGCTATAAGAGTAGAACCTGGCAAATCTTATTCCATGTGTACAAGATGCGGAGCATGTGCATCAAAATGCCCAACAGGTGCATTAAAAGTATCACAGATAGACAAAGAAATCGATGGTGAAATAGTCAAAAGAGACAGAATAGAATTCAGCCCAGCATTGTGTGATGAATGCGGTGACTGTATTGAAGTATGTCCTTACGACATGCTGAAACTTGAAGAAGGCGCGAAAGTACCTTTAACAGGGTTCTGTATACTCTGTGACAAATGTATTGATCACTGTCCAAACGATGCATTATCTCTAAAATAA
- a CDS encoding CooT family nickel-binding protein — protein sequence MCESTVYSTDNDMIMEDVLSIKIDGENIELIDILGARKDLKGVIVEIDLDKHGIYIKLNE from the coding sequence ATGTGCGAATCAACAGTTTACTCAACAGATAATGATATGATCATGGAAGATGTTTTATCCATTAAGATTGATGGTGAAAACATAGAACTTATAGACATATTAGGTGCAAGAAAAGATCTAAAAGGCGTAATAGTTGAAATTGATCTGGATAAACATGGAATTTACATCAAATTAAATGAATAA
- a CDS encoding dihydroorotase family protein, which produces MVDLCLINCKIVPENRECSIGIEEGKIAFIKKIPPKCEKTIDLKGNPVLPGLIDSHVHFRDPGLNYKEDFRSGSMSAAAGGFTTVIDMPNTKPPTATKKAFLDKKKIAEKKSIVDFALHASVYKTEHIKPLSKLRPASFKIYNDLVDNGFIMEIFKEVSKLSQDQLISVHAEDKSITDYCMESERTNSDSNAKIYANARPPLAEIVSVSTSIALANFFNVNTHICHVSTSKSLELVNQSKNMGCKVTSEITPHHLFLDDSYFEKWGNLAKTNPPLRDNKNRLKISDLKNIDTIGTDHAPHTLKEKKRNVWEAPPGIPNLDTTLPLLLTQINQNKMGFGDIKRLLCENPAKIFKLENKGMIKEGMDADFVFVDMKKESIITPENFKTKAKYSPFSGFKVKGTPVMTMIRGNVVMENGEIFENKGKFVY; this is translated from the coding sequence TTGGTTGATCTGTGTCTTATTAACTGTAAAATTGTTCCAGAAAACAGGGAATGTTCCATAGGGATTGAAGAAGGAAAAATCGCTTTTATTAAAAAAATTCCCCCTAAATGTGAAAAAACAATAGACCTCAAGGGAAATCCAGTTTTACCCGGTTTAATTGATTCTCATGTTCACTTCAGAGATCCTGGACTTAATTATAAGGAAGATTTTAGAAGCGGCAGCATGTCTGCGGCTGCAGGCGGATTCACCACAGTAATTGATATGCCTAACACTAAACCACCTACTGCCACTAAAAAAGCTTTCTTAGATAAAAAGAAGATTGCAGAAAAAAAGAGCATAGTTGACTTTGCTCTTCATGCCAGTGTTTATAAAACAGAGCATATTAAACCATTATCCAAGCTTAGGCCTGCATCTTTTAAAATATATAATGATTTAGTTGATAATGGGTTTATAATGGAGATATTTAAAGAAGTTTCAAAATTATCTCAAGATCAGTTGATTTCCGTGCATGCCGAAGATAAAAGTATCACTGATTACTGTATGGAATCTGAAAGAACCAATAGCGATTCAAATGCTAAAATATATGCCAATGCACGGCCACCACTTGCAGAAATTGTCAGTGTTTCCACAAGCATTGCATTAGCAAATTTTTTTAATGTAAATACCCATATTTGTCATGTTAGCACGTCCAAATCCCTTGAACTTGTAAATCAAAGTAAAAATATGGGCTGTAAAGTTACTTCAGAAATAACACCTCACCATCTCTTTTTGGATGATTCTTATTTTGAAAAATGGGGTAATTTGGCAAAAACAAATCCTCCACTTCGAGATAATAAAAATCGTTTAAAAATTTCAGATTTAAAGAATATAGATACAATTGGAACAGATCACGCGCCACACACACTTAAAGAAAAGAAAAGAAATGTATGGGAAGCCCCACCCGGAATTCCAAATCTGGATACAACACTTCCATTGCTTTTAACTCAAATTAATCAAAATAAAATGGGTTTTGGAGATATAAAGCGTCTTTTATGCGAAAATCCTGCAAAGATATTCAAACTTGAAAATAAGGGAATGATTAAAGAGGGAATGGATGCTGATTTTGTATTTGTGGATATGAAAAAAGAAAGCATAATAACTCCAGAAAACTTCAAAACAAAGGCCAAATATTCTCCATTTAGTGGATTTAAAGTTAAAGGAACGCCTGTTATGACCATGATCCGGGGAAATGTTGTTATGGAAAATGGGGAGATATTTGAGAATAAAGGTAAATTTGTTTATTAA